A portion of the Natrinema salaciae genome contains these proteins:
- a CDS encoding ATP-binding protein: MVRSDGFYVADTGPGLPADRESLFELGYTTAADGTGFGLAIVEQIAEAHDWNWTVTARDGDEGGARFEIRNVTVPADSSNSLRSA, from the coding sequence GTGGTTCGTTCGGACGGCTTTTATGTCGCGGATACGGGGCCAGGACTGCCGGCCGACCGCGAATCGCTGTTCGAACTCGGATACACGACTGCCGCGGACGGCACCGGGTTCGGGCTGGCGATCGTCGAACAGATCGCCGAGGCCCACGACTGGAACTGGACCGTCACCGCACGCGACGGTGACGAGGGCGGTGCTCGATTCGAGATCCGGAACGTAACCGTTCCCGCCGATTCGTCCAACTCGCTGCGGTCGGCGTGA
- a CDS encoding methyl-accepting chemotaxis protein codes for MSSLAKLVPSFVRRRYLVKFVISILVVVLVIGSVGFVSYAQIDQTVRADSNEQLESTAEMQADAISNWVESMRVQTRTASASPTLQDGDPQEVQAHLVEEQARMDVDVRAIHYVDTENDEIITSTNADYRGESFSSLEEPWADGEFTDEFVLDESVWNSPEAYESPTLDDQVMAFASPVTERDDRAVIIIGTLEYQVGQLQDENASTSTIILDENGSAIFQAESATIDADAVDDDAMEAALGGRLTRVQDGDIVRAYVPVGNTQWVAVTSVPTEQAYGVASDVGTNVITMLLTSLVTLGIVGVVLGRQTVVPLARLRDRTTEMEEGNLDVDLETDRVDEIGRLYDGFDSMRNSLRNQIQAAEDAREEAEAARAETESMNRHLEAKAEEFSAVMDECADGDLTRRLDPESESDAMSDIAVAFNEMVEELEGTTADVKSFANEVAAASEQVTASSEEVRSASQQVSESIQSISDGADQQNQNLQSVNQEMSGLSTTTEEIAASSNNVADIAERTAETGRLGREAAQEAIDGMHEIEAESMEAVDAIEELEREMEQVDELVEFISEVARETNMLALNANIEASRGASGEDGSGFGAVAKQVKELAADTKSTAEDIEQRLERVNEQTSETTIEVQRTADRIAEHVDSVENAAEALDEIADYAEQTNDGVQEISAATEEQAASTQEVVAMVSTATNISESTAAESQRVAAAAEEQTSALSEVSESASSLADQAAHLSETLDHFETEANDDEDGDRETSLTFDGVNVDGSEDGRERTDGADATDETDDAPFRPDSDATDETDDAPSRPDSDANDDEDGGQFDDSFTFNQLDGE; via the coding sequence ATGTCGTCGCTCGCGAAACTCGTTCCGTCGTTCGTCAGGCGGCGCTACCTCGTGAAGTTCGTGATTTCGATCCTGGTCGTCGTGCTGGTGATCGGCTCCGTCGGCTTCGTCAGCTACGCCCAGATCGACCAGACGGTCCGCGCGGACTCGAACGAGCAACTCGAGTCGACCGCCGAAATGCAGGCCGACGCGATCAGCAACTGGGTCGAGTCGATGCGGGTGCAGACGCGAACGGCGTCCGCATCGCCGACCCTCCAGGACGGTGATCCGCAAGAAGTCCAGGCGCACCTCGTCGAAGAGCAAGCCCGGATGGACGTCGACGTGCGGGCGATCCACTACGTCGATACCGAGAACGACGAGATCATCACGAGTACGAACGCGGACTACCGCGGGGAGTCGTTCTCGTCGCTCGAGGAGCCCTGGGCGGACGGCGAGTTCACCGACGAGTTCGTCCTCGACGAGTCGGTCTGGAACTCGCCGGAGGCCTACGAGTCGCCCACGCTCGACGACCAAGTGATGGCCTTCGCCAGCCCGGTCACCGAGCGAGACGATCGCGCCGTCATCATCATCGGCACGCTCGAGTACCAGGTCGGGCAGTTACAGGACGAGAACGCGTCCACGTCGACGATCATCCTCGACGAGAACGGATCGGCCATCTTCCAGGCCGAATCGGCGACGATCGACGCCGACGCCGTCGACGACGACGCGATGGAAGCCGCCCTCGGCGGGCGACTGACGCGCGTTCAGGACGGCGACATCGTGCGGGCGTACGTCCCGGTCGGCAACACGCAGTGGGTCGCGGTCACCAGCGTTCCGACCGAGCAGGCATACGGCGTCGCGAGCGACGTCGGGACCAACGTCATCACGATGTTGCTCACGAGCCTCGTCACACTTGGGATCGTCGGCGTCGTCCTCGGACGGCAGACCGTCGTCCCGCTCGCCCGCCTGCGCGACCGGACGACGGAGATGGAAGAGGGGAACCTCGACGTCGATCTCGAGACGGACCGCGTCGACGAGATCGGCCGGCTCTACGACGGGTTCGACAGCATGCGCAACTCGCTGCGAAACCAGATCCAGGCCGCCGAGGACGCGCGCGAGGAGGCCGAAGCGGCCCGCGCCGAGACCGAGTCGATGAACCGGCATCTCGAGGCCAAAGCCGAGGAGTTCAGTGCGGTCATGGACGAGTGTGCCGACGGCGACCTGACGCGGCGGCTCGATCCCGAGAGCGAGAGCGACGCAATGAGCGATATCGCGGTCGCGTTCAACGAAATGGTCGAGGAACTCGAGGGGACGACCGCCGACGTCAAGTCCTTCGCCAACGAGGTCGCGGCGGCCAGCGAACAGGTGACAGCCAGCTCCGAGGAGGTCCGGTCGGCATCCCAACAGGTCTCCGAGTCGATCCAGTCGATTTCGGACGGCGCTGACCAGCAGAACCAGAACCTGCAGTCGGTCAACCAGGAGATGAGCGGCCTCTCGACGACGACCGAGGAGATCGCGGCCTCCTCGAACAACGTCGCCGACATCGCCGAGCGGACGGCCGAAACCGGTCGCCTCGGTCGCGAGGCGGCACAGGAGGCCATCGACGGGATGCACGAGATCGAAGCGGAATCGATGGAAGCGGTCGACGCGATCGAAGAACTCGAGAGGGAGATGGAGCAGGTCGACGAACTGGTCGAGTTCATCTCCGAGGTCGCCCGCGAGACGAACATGCTCGCGCTCAACGCCAACATCGAGGCATCCCGGGGAGCCAGCGGCGAGGACGGCTCCGGCTTCGGCGCGGTCGCGAAACAGGTCAAAGAGCTGGCTGCGGACACGAAATCGACCGCCGAAGACATCGAACAGCGGTTAGAGCGAGTCAACGAACAGACGAGCGAGACGACGATCGAGGTCCAGCGGACGGCGGATCGGATCGCGGAGCACGTCGACTCCGTCGAGAACGCCGCCGAGGCGCTCGACGAGATCGCCGATTACGCCGAGCAGACCAACGACGGCGTCCAGGAGATTTCGGCGGCGACCGAGGAGCAGGCGGCCTCGACCCAGGAGGTCGTCGCGATGGTCTCGACGGCGACCAACATTTCCGAATCGACGGCGGCTGAATCCCAGCGCGTCGCGGCGGCCGCGGAAGAGCAGACGTCCGCCCTCTCGGAGGTCTCCGAGAGCGCGAGTTCGCTCGCGGATCAGGCGGCTCACCTGAGCGAGACGCTCGACCACTTCGAGACCGAGGCGAACGACGACGAGGACGGCGACCGCGAGACGTCGCTGACGTTCGACGGGGTGAACGTCGACGGCAGCGAGGACGGACGCGAGCGAACGGACGGCGCGGACGCGACCGATGAAACTGACGACGCACCGTTCCGACCTGACTCGGACGCGACCGATGAAACTGACGACGCACCGTCCCGACCTGACTCGGACGCGAACGACGACGAGGACGGCGGGCAGTTCGACGACTCGTTCACGTTCAACCAGCTCGACGGCGAGTAG
- a CDS encoding polyprenyl synthetase family protein — translation MELLERRRALIEQRLVEVVDGVEPETLSEEVRHVALSGGKRVRPMVTLLACETVGGRAEDAVEFGVGIELVHSASLVVDDIIDRSELRRGTTSAWAEFGHGPAIITSDGLLGEAFALFSADPNATRVVAEAMVELGIGEATELSAEPTNEAEYMTLARRKTGALFRAAAELGAIAADSDPVTVEALGEYAERVGVAFQIRDDVLDAVADPEALGKPTGHDAALERPSVVQVTELTPDEANAHARREADRAIDALDRVDVVDAEARQYLLELAEFVVERER, via the coding sequence ATGGAACTGCTGGAGCGTCGACGGGCGCTGATCGAGCAACGTCTCGTCGAAGTCGTCGATGGGGTCGAACCTGAGACGCTCAGCGAAGAGGTTCGCCACGTCGCGCTCTCGGGGGGGAAGCGCGTCCGCCCGATGGTAACGCTGTTGGCCTGCGAGACGGTCGGCGGACGGGCTGAGGATGCGGTCGAGTTCGGCGTCGGCATCGAACTCGTTCACAGCGCTTCCCTGGTCGTCGACGACATCATCGACCGCTCGGAACTGCGACGCGGGACGACCAGCGCGTGGGCCGAGTTCGGCCACGGCCCGGCGATCATCACCAGCGACGGCCTGCTGGGCGAGGCCTTCGCCCTCTTTTCGGCCGATCCGAACGCGACTCGAGTCGTCGCCGAGGCGATGGTCGAGCTCGGCATCGGCGAGGCGACCGAACTCTCGGCCGAGCCCACGAACGAAGCCGAGTACATGACCCTGGCACGCCGCAAGACCGGCGCGCTGTTCCGAGCCGCAGCCGAACTCGGCGCTATCGCCGCCGACTCGGACCCCGTCACCGTCGAGGCCCTCGGCGAGTACGCCGAACGGGTCGGCGTCGCCTTCCAGATCAGGGACGACGTGCTAGACGCCGTCGCCGACCCCGAGGCACTCGGTAAACCGACTGGCCACGACGCCGCCCTCGAGCGCCCGTCGGTCGTCCAGGTGACCGAACTCACGCCCGACGAAGCGAACGCCCACGCCCGGCGAGAAGCCGACCGTGCGATCGACGCGCTGGATCGGGTCGACGTCGTGGACGCCGAGGCGCGGCAGTACCTGCTCGAGTTGGCGGAGTTCGTCGTCGAACGCGAACGATAA
- a CDS encoding DUF373 family protein, protein MLLVLCVDLDDDLGRKTGFSTPVIGRDPVEEAAVALATADPEDSDVNVIFQGLHVYDDLDERDESVEVAVVTGNDQGDVSANREVGDEVDTVLASLSTAEDVTVLVVTDGAQDESVIPIIRSRVPIDGVRRVVVRQAQDLESMYYTIKQVLDDPETRGTVLIPLGILLLIYPLALIGTALDMPGFVLGMTSALLGFYLISRGLRLGDRLDVAVERARRSLYAGRTTLLAYVVAAALFVLGGVSGSERLEAVQQSTAGPVEAPVMLAALVNGSILWFAAAGLTTSLGQITDEYIAGTLEWRYLNAPFYVLSIAIVLHAVSAFFLGEAGSAFFLGEVGITYLAAALTAGTLLGIVSTLTFAVAESRFADSDREEGTRQAERV, encoded by the coding sequence ATGCTGTTGGTCCTGTGCGTCGATCTCGACGACGATCTCGGCCGGAAGACCGGCTTCTCGACGCCGGTCATCGGTCGCGACCCCGTCGAGGAGGCGGCCGTCGCCCTCGCGACCGCGGACCCGGAGGATTCGGACGTGAACGTCATCTTTCAGGGGCTGCACGTCTACGACGACCTCGACGAGCGCGACGAGAGCGTCGAAGTCGCCGTCGTCACCGGGAACGACCAGGGCGACGTCAGCGCCAATCGCGAAGTCGGCGACGAAGTCGATACCGTCCTCGCGAGCCTCTCGACTGCGGAAGACGTCACCGTTCTCGTCGTGACGGACGGGGCACAGGACGAATCCGTCATTCCGATCATCCGCTCACGCGTCCCCATCGACGGCGTCCGGCGGGTCGTCGTTCGGCAGGCACAGGACCTCGAGTCGATGTACTACACGATCAAGCAAGTGCTGGACGACCCCGAGACGCGCGGGACCGTGCTGATCCCGCTCGGCATTCTCCTGTTGATCTATCCGCTCGCCCTGATCGGGACCGCCCTGGACATGCCGGGATTCGTCCTGGGGATGACGTCGGCGCTCCTCGGCTTCTATCTCATCTCCCGCGGACTGCGGCTGGGCGATCGGCTCGACGTCGCCGTCGAACGCGCCCGCCGATCGCTGTACGCCGGGCGGACGACCCTGCTGGCGTACGTCGTCGCCGCCGCGCTGTTCGTCCTCGGCGGCGTCAGTGGGAGCGAGCGGCTCGAGGCCGTCCAGCAATCGACCGCCGGTCCCGTCGAGGCGCCGGTCATGCTCGCCGCGCTCGTCAACGGCTCGATCCTCTGGTTTGCCGCCGCGGGACTGACGACGAGTCTCGGGCAGATCACCGACGAGTACATCGCCGGCACGCTCGAGTGGCGCTACCTCAACGCGCCGTTCTACGTGCTCTCGATCGCAATCGTCCTCCACGCCGTGAGCGCATTTTTCCTCGGCGAGGCCGGGAGTGCCTTTTTCCTCGGCGAAGTCGGGATCACCTACCTCGCGGCCGCGCTGACGGCGGGCACGCTACTGGGAATCGTGAGCACGCTCACCTTCGCCGTCGCGGAATCGCGGTTCGCCGATTCGGATCGGGAGGAGGGGACCCGGCAGGCGGAGCGGGTCTGA